The nucleotide window AGTGACTCGGTCATGCGGGCTGCTCCTGAGGTACGGGGGCGGCAAAGGACGAGGGGGCGAAACGGCTCGGCGTGAACGGGCGGCCCACGTCCGGCAGCTCGCCGGTCGTCAGCACGTGGGCCATCACCTCGCCGGTGACCGGGGTCAGCAGCACCCCGTTGCGGTGGTGGCCGGTGGCGAGGTGGAGGCCGGGCAGGGCTGTCGGGCCCAGCAGTGGCGCGTTGTCGGGGGAGGCAGGGCGCAGGCCCGCCCGGGTCTCGGTGAGCGGCAGCTCCGTGATGCCGGGCACCAGCTCGTGCGCGTCGCGCAGCAGCTCGTACACCCCGCCGGCCGTGACGGTGGTGTCCCAGCCCAGCTCCTCGCTGGTGGCGCCCACGACCAGTTCGCCGTTCTCCCGCGGCACGAGATAGACGTGGCTGCCCCGGACCACGGCACGCACCGTCCTGCTCAGGAAGGGGGCGTACGCGGACGGCACCGTCAGCCTCAGCACCTGGCCCTTGACCGGCCGGACCGGCGGCACGACCTCCTCGGGCAGTCCCGCGAGCCGGCCGCTGAGGCTGCCCGCCGCAAGGACGACCTGGTCGGCGGAGAGCTCGGTGCCTCCCGCGAGCTCGGCTCCGGCGGCGCGTCCGTGCGTGACGTTCAGCCGCTGCGCCCAGGCCCGGTGGAACACCACCCCGGCGCGTTCGCAGGCGGTCAGCAGCGCCGAGGCGAGCCGCCGCGGGTCTACCTGATGGTCGCCGTCGACGCGCAGACCGCCGCGTACGCCGGGGGCCAGCATCGGTTCCAGGCGGCGGCAGTCGCGCCCGGTGAGCCACGAGGACTTCAGCCCGGATCGCTGGTGCAGGTCGTGCAGGTCGCGCAGATGGGCCCGGTCGTCGGAGTCCAGGGCCACGGCCAGGGTGCCGCAGGCCCGGAAGCCGATCTCCTGCCCGCTCGCCTCCTCCAGCTCGGCCGCGAAGGCGGGGTAGCGGGCGGCGGACGCGACATTGAGGCCGAGCAGGGTCTGCTCGCCGTAGTGGAGTTCGGTGACGGCCGCGAGCATCCCGGCCGCCACTTCGGCGGCTCCGCCGCCGGGCTCGGGGTCGGCCACCGCCGTCCGCAGGCCGCGCTGGGCCGCCCGCCAGGCGGTCACCAGCCCGATGATGCCGCCCCCGATGACGAGGACGTCGCACCCGTTTCCGTTCGGTGGAATCAGTGGAGCACGCATGGGCTTCCAGCCCCTCCCTTCGCCGGCATGACCCGGATCAGGTTCGTACGGTCGGAGGCCGCCCAGCCTCCCTCTCAGCCCGGTGCGTCCGGGCTCCCGCGAGTCTTTTACGTTGGCCACCCTAAACCCCGCCACCCGTGGTGGTAAGAGCGTCCGGACGACCTGCCGGCCCGTCGTGTGCCGGCCGCTGTGCGGCAGTCCTCTTCCTGACGTTCCGTCAGGTGCTTAAGGTGGGCGGGTGAGCGAGCAGAAGGAACAGCAGACAGTGGGACGGCAGGCCCGGCACGTCGTGGTCGTCGGAGCGGGAATGGCCGGTGTGCAGACCGCCGTGGCCCTGCGCGAACAGGGCTTCACCGGCCCCGTCACGC belongs to Streptomyces finlayi and includes:
- the thiO gene encoding glycine oxidase ThiO codes for the protein MRAPLIPPNGNGCDVLVIGGGIIGLVTAWRAAQRGLRTAVADPEPGGGAAEVAAGMLAAVTELHYGEQTLLGLNVASAARYPAFAAELEEASGQEIGFRACGTLAVALDSDDRAHLRDLHDLHQRSGLKSSWLTGRDCRRLEPMLAPGVRGGLRVDGDHQVDPRRLASALLTACERAGVVFHRAWAQRLNVTHGRAAGAELAGGTELSADQVVLAAGSLSGRLAGLPEEVVPPVRPVKGQVLRLTVPSAYAPFLSRTVRAVVRGSHVYLVPRENGELVVGATSEELGWDTTVTAGGVYELLRDAHELVPGITELPLTETRAGLRPASPDNAPLLGPTALPGLHLATGHHRNGVLLTPVTGEVMAHVLTTGELPDVGRPFTPSRFAPSSFAAPVPQEQPA